ATTTTCCTTGCAATTCTGAGAATAATTCTTGAGCCTTAGCCTTTGCAGCATCAAGTTGGTTAGTATCTACTTGAATTCCAAAATCTTGTTGCATCTCTAATGAATTAACGATGTTTAATTGTTCTTGGAATTCTTGCAACTTAGAAACCGTATCAGCAGTAGCTTCATCAAGTCCAGTCGTGTCAATTGTCATAATTGCCGGCTGACTCACCATAATCTTTTGCTGAATAAGGGTTTGTAAAATTGTAACGGCTTCCTGAGCACCTTCAATATTTAGGTCGATTTGTCCATCTGCATTTTTAAACTGATCAAGATTTGTTTTTGCTCTTTCAATCTGAGAATCTAAATCTGCCAAATCAGTGCTGTCAAAATTAAAATTCAAATCCAAACTCTGATTTCCAGCATTCTTTAATTCTTCAAGTTTACCTTTAGCTTCGTCAGCTTTTGATTTCATTTCATCAATAGAAGCGTTAAAATCTTCTGAACCGTCAATTTTACCTATTTTTATGCTATCATCATATTCTGATGCAGCTCTTAAAATAGATTGAATTGCTTCTTCACTAAGATGGAATTTATCAGCTAAAATTTTATCTGAACCGGTTTGGAATTCCATAGTTCCGTCTTCAAGTGTTTTGACAATCCCTTTTGACATTAATTCTGCATCATTTTGCATATCAGCCATGAAATTATCAATACCCTGTTTATTCCCGGTAAAGTATCTTTCTCTTGCATTAGCAGCATTTTCATAAGCAGCAACAAGTTTTCCCATTGGTGCAGTAGACAAATCTTCATTGGAGAAGTAGTCGGCAATTGCACGAAATTCTTCTGTATTATATCTACCTTCTTTGTATAACGCATCGCCCCTTGTTTTCATAGTTTCAGAGACGTTTCTATACATATCTCCATCTTCACCAGATGATTGTACATTTATCCATTGCTGATATGCAGAAGTGACTCCGTCATATGCAGCTGACAACAATTGAACTTGCTCCAACTGTTGTTGTAATGAATCCACGGTTGCTTGTGCGGACGCAACCTCAGATTCACTTCCAGAATTCTTTGCATTTGCTAATTTGTTGGTAGCCACTGCTAATTGATCTGTAAGATTCTTTTCGTCTTCGAGCCATTTAGACTTGTTCAAAGCTTCTTCTTGAGCCTGTAATTGTCTAAGAGCTTCTCTGTTAATATGTACACCATTTGCTGTTCTTTCGAATAGAGTAGATGGATCATATCCTTCTAAATCTGAATAAGCTGCTTGAAGATTTGCGATGTCTCCAGTTAACTGTACAACACCAGTTTCTTCGTCTACTTCATAAGATACGCTTAGTCCTTTTCCAGAATAACTATTTGCAAGAGCAGCATTTAATGTATCAATTAAAGCAATCGCATCTCCAACTTCTGATGTAAATGTACCAAGATTGAATGTCATCGGATTCTCAGATTCTTCTTTCATGACTTCGATCTTATCCATTACATCTTGCCATGTTCCGTCGAAATCCTCATCTTCGATAGCAATTTGGTATGCTAATTCTCGGTCTTCTCCACTTAAATTATCAATTTCTTTTTCTACATCCTTAAACTGCTCTTTTAATGCATTGGCATCTTCAGTTGCAGAATCAATCGCAGATTTAAAGAATCTATTTTTCCATTCGTCTCTAGTTGTCTTGCTGTCAGAAACATCTTTTAAAGCAGAATCAATAGCTTTGTTATATTCTGCAATAGACATTTTTGATGAGTCTAAACTAAGTGCTTTCGTCAAAGCTTCTTGCGCTGGCTTTTCAAGACTATTTAATGGTGAAACTAATTCATCCAAAAGCATCTGATCGGCATCTCCGCCGTATTCTTTATAAAGTTTTTTCCAATCTAAATTCTGTAAATTACTTTCTACTGCATTAAGTAATTCAACAGGCATATCAGAAATAGCAGCAGATGTTTCAAGATAAGGTTTTACTGTGCTTTCAGCAAAACTATTCCAGACTTCTTTTTGCTTTTGTTCTTGTGCTTTAATATTGGATTGTATTTCACCTTTTTTTGCTGCAATCTCATCTTCTCCAGCTAAAACTCTAGCCTCAATCATATCAGTTGCTTCATTAAGTTTGTTCTCATCTACTACAGGATCAATTGTAAATTCGATTCTGTCAATAGTGTGACCATCCAAAGATACGTCAGACCGTCTGACACGACCCAATTCTTTCCCGACATATGCTCCAAGTGCCTTTTCCATCTTGTCTGCGTCGGTTTTAGACATATCCTTGAAGATAAGATGTCCATTTTTAAGCTGTTCTTTTATTTCTTTTCGACTTAAAGAAATTTGAGAAGAAGATTCTTTTAATTGTTTTTCTTGACCTTTTAAAGACTTAATTTCATCTTCAATATTGTCTGCTTCTTCAAAAGCACCTCTAAATGTATCTCTTGATTTATCAACAATATCATTATGAGCCAACGTCATCTGTGTTTTTTGCAGTTTTTCCATTTTGTCAGCGGCAACAGACGCATTGTCACCTAAATTTAAAATAGAATTTCCGGCTGCATCACTACCAGATACAAGTGATGGGAATGATTCAGCTAATTGATTGCTTATGTCAAGATAGTCCTGGTATTCCTTTTCAGAAAGAGTAAGATTTGTATTATCTGAACTGACACCTTTTCTAAGTTCTGCATATTTTTTAGTTAGTGATTCTACAGCATCACCTGTGGTCTTGATTGAATCTGCATCTTGGGCAAATTTCTTTCCTAGCGTTTTAATCGTATCGACTTTTCCGTTGTAAGTATCAAATACTTCCTTAATTTCCTGTTGAGCCTTTTCCCCATTTTCAATTGCAATCTTATCTGCGTTTATAAGATTATAAATTCCTTTTATTGCAAGACTAAGCCCCTCAGCAATAAGAAAACCACCAAACATATTCAGAGCAGTAGCACCAATTGACTTCAGTGCGGTACCAGCAGTTTTTGCCATTCTACTGAATTTAGAAGAAGTAGTTGTAGCTTTTGTAGATTTTTCAATGAACTCATCCATTGACATAGAACCATCTTTTACAGACTTTGCCATATCAACAACACTAGAATCCACCTCTTTAAATTGAGAAACTATATTATCAATATTTGAATTCTTACCCAGCTTATTGAATTCTTTTGCAAAATCCAATGTATCTTGATTAAATTTAGGTTTTGTTTTCTTTTTAAAATTGTCAAAAATAGATGTGAATTTATCCGCATCAGAGTCGTAGTTTACAATCGTCTATTGTTCTGATAAACTATATATAAATAACTTGCAATTAAAAATATATAGGGGGATAAATATGGTTAATCATTTAAAAATATGTCCAACATGCAAAAAAGAAAAAATACAAGATGGAATTTATAGAAATGGTTATGTGTATTTCTATGAAGACACTGCTACAGAATGCCCATATGGTCATCCAATAATCATGACATCAATGCCGGATGATGATTTTATTATTCTGTCAAAAATCTCAGATTCCACAGATTTCTATGATGCAATGATAAAACTGCACGATGACGATATCATAGAATATGAATTAAAAATGTCGCAATTCCGGTCACAAGTTCAAGCCAAAGAAGCAGAGGAAGAACGTAAGAAAGCAGAGGAATCTAAACCACGTTGTCCGAAATGTGGATCAACTTCAATCGCAACTGTCAATAAGGGGTATTCACTTCTCACTGGATTCCTTGGTTCCGGCAAGCCTATGAATGTATGTCAGAGCTGTGGACATAAGTGGAAGATATAAGAAGGTGGCTGGGAGAGCAGAAGTTTATTTGTCGATTACTCTCTTCAATAATTTTTCGTGTTCTCTACAAATAGTATCAAGATCAAATTCTGGCGAAACATCATCTGGAAGTTTTCCTACTGTTTTGTCAGAATTAACTTGGTATACATCACCGTTCCAGATAAACTGATTTTCAGAAATGTACAGCCAATCAGATTCAACGGAGCATTTTGGATACGACAGAATAGTCATCGACTCGTCTAATTTTTGTTGCATTTTTATGTCATCAATTTTTAATTTGATTTTATATAAATCTATAACTAATTGTTTTTCGTCATCTGTTAATTTAATAATTTTAACTCACCACCTTTGGAGAAAATTTTATGAAGGTATTAGATATTTTTTCATTATATTTAGAGTATCAAAAAGAATACTCAAGAAGTGATTATCCTAAATTATCGGTAGATAATCTTATATATGTTCATGACGTTGATTTTTTCTTTCAATTTGATTCGTCTAAATTATATGAAAATCAATATGAACTACATGTAAATATGGAAGCATTTACATTGAATGATACATATTTGAAGAGCATATTGTATCATGAATTTACACACATATACGATTCTCTTATGTTTAAAAATAAACAGATAGAAGAATATAAGAACATTATGTCATACTATTCGGAAATACATTCATCGTACATCGAAATGAAAAGTAGGATAAAAGAAATATCGAATTCTATATATGTACAGGATGAAAAGATCGCAATACCAATGGATATGCACATACAGCAAAAATATTTAAATATTAAAAAAGAATGGTCAAATTATATTGAGTATAATCCAGAAACCATCACAGATAAAATAAAATGGCTATGTTATTTTGTTGGACATTATAAATATCTGAAAGATAATTACGATATACCTGAATTTGAAATTGTATCACCATATTCCGAAGAGATATACAACATTATAAATGATTATTCTAATGAAGTGTATGATTTACAAGAACATTTTGATAAAATCATTCAAAAGTCAAAACGTCATAAAGACAGCCAAAATTTTGAGAAACTGCAATCAATTTTTGACGAAGATGCAATAAATCAAAATGCATTATTAAAATTATTCATAAATAAGGAATAATTGTTAAATGCGGATCAACCAACATAACCGCCTGGCAAAAAGGTTACTCAATCCTGACTGGATTCTTAGGAAGTAATAAAACAGTCAATAGATGTTCTAACTGTGGTCATACATGGAAACCGTGAGAGAAGAGTTAGAGATAGAGATGTTTCTATAACATTTCTGTTTCTAACTCACGTATTCTTCGTTTTAAGTCGTCACATGATTTGTGCTGTTTTTCTAACCGGCATTCACATGGATAATCATTTTTTTGAAGACCAAAATTATTTTCGATTTTCCAATAAAAATCTTTATGCATTTGGTTCAATACCTTACGATTGTTTTTGTTTAATGAATATAAGAATATAATCATTCTACATTTTGTAAAATGTAAAAATGCATATATTTTATAATGCAGTAAGTGTAAATTTTTCAATTTTAGATTCACCACCTTTGGAGGATAAATAATGATCACTGAAGAAAATATAATTTATACAACTACTCTTATAAAAGCATATAATTATGAAAAGAACATCTGTAATACAGGAACTGGATTCTTCTGTAAAGATAAAGAAAATTATTATCTTATAAGTAATAAACATATTGTAGACGGATGTACTGAATTCGAATTCAAAGTTCCTATGTATGGAGACGATAAAATAGTAACAACAAAAATAAAAATTGATCCATCAAGTCATTCTCTGTATGATATAGGTGTAATAGGCATAAACGCTGTTATGTCATCAAACTACAAGTACAATATAAAATTTATCGAAATATCTGATTTCTACAATGATCAGCTTTTTAAATGTTCAAATATTGAGAATATTATTATGCTTGGTTATCCACAGGGGATGAAAGGAGATCCCCTTGGTTGTCCTATTATTAAAAGTGGCATAACAGCAACCCCTATATCCAAAAAGTATAATGATCAGGAGATATTCTTGACAGACATTCTGTCATTTCCCGGTTCCAGTGGGTCACCTATATTTATAAAATATAATGATTCCTATATTCTCGTAGGAATTCATTATGCTTCTGCAACAACAATAGACGATGGATCACATATAGGATTAGGGTTTTGCATTAAAGATTCCATATTATATAATTGGATAAAAGGAATCTAAAATTTAAGCGTTGCTGTTTTCTTGGAATCTGTTAAGAATTGAATTAAATTGTCAAGATCTTCTACAGTTACGTTACTTTCATTTAATATCGAAACGATTTTATTTTGTAGATTTAAGTAAGAGCAATTATCAATTTTAAATGAAATGCTCGATGCACGTAGTTCAATGGAATTAAAATCATTTTGATTAGGGCTTTCACATGTTTCCATTTCTTCACCTTCTTTTATAAAATTTTACATACGAAGAAGAGACATCTCAATCGATGTCTCTTGACTAAAAATTATTTCACTTATGAGGGCATAATGCCTCATCTCTCTGATAAGAATAAATCTTATCTCTCTATCGATTGATGACGAATCAGAGCAGTAAATATTACTATTTTTATTAAAAAAAATATAAAACTCATAATGTGGGATTATGCCATCCCAATTTTAAACAGTCATAAACCCACGAACAAATACACATCATATAAGGCAGGTAAAATAATATCATTTGTTACACTGTTGTTTTCCCGTTTTTATTTAATAAAACACAGTCAAATGTTGTTTTATCTCTAGCAATTTCACAATTACATATCAATTCATCAAGAATTAAATTATTTTCAATATTATCATTTTTCATCTCGTTTTTTTCAATTAAAATCATTTCCAATTTATATTCCACCTTTTTAAAGTATCAATTGTTACATTCGGATTTAGATATTTCATAATTTCTAACCCTTTATATTTTACTTCTGTTTCGTCATGAATGTTCCAAAAATGATGTACAATTTCTTCTATATATGCATAAGTTATAATTAAAAAATTATTTGCCTTCCTTAATCTATTCATATGATAAATGATTAATGAAAATGTAGATGCACAACATTTTTCATCTTCTTCGTCAATTATTAATTCGTCACCGCCTAAAAAAACAACACTTGCCTTTTTGATACTTTCTTTGGTTATTCCATCTTTTTTCATGACAACTGCTGCGTATTTTAACACAAGTGCAAAAGCTTTCAATTCATCTATTGACATTTCACAAGTTGATATTAATTCTATTTTGTCTTCAAATATATCTGGTTTTACAATATCGTGTATTGGAACAACATTTCTTACTCCCATATTATTTTTCTCCTATTATTCATCATTAGTATCATTTTCATTATATACTAAGAATGAATAGAAGAGTAGTCTGAACATATGTTTCTATAAAATCAAAACATCCGCCAATATAATAAAAGAGTAGGATTACTCCCTACTCTTTTATATCATCTAATTTCAGCACATACAATTCACATTTTTCGTTATAAGAATCGCCAACTGCTTTTTGTATTTCATTATTGGCTCTTTTAAATCCTAGTGAATTATAAAATTGTATTCCTTGACCATTTTCCGATTCTACAAATACAATGATACCATATATGGCAATAATCTTACTTACTTTTTTTATTTTAGGTATTATATAATCATAAAATAATATTTTCCCTAAACCATTCCCTTGGAAGTCAAAATCTACAGCAATTCTTGCTATTTCCACAACAGGCAACGCCATATATTCGTTTGTATCTATATTAAATGTATGAATTGCATTAGCCTTAATTGTGTAAAATGCTAGTATACAAGTGTATTCGTTGTCCATTAAAATGTATGTGTGTCCTTGCTTTTCTTCTGCATAATCAAATGCATCATCTGATAAGAAAGTATTTAATGGATTGTCTGCACCACAGCAAAAATCACCTACTAACATAAAATGTCTTAATGACTCTTTGCTTAGTAACTCTTCTTTATATTGAAAGTTTTCTGTGTTATCCATTACGTTTACCTTTGAGTATCTCAGCTACTTTAGCATTAGTCTTCTTACGTTGATCGTCTGTAAATGGTTTTAATTTGCTGCTTTTAAAATCATCTACGATTTTAGTAGCCGCTTCCCCTTTTAATAACGGTACAACTGCCATTGAGACTGCCATATGTCTTACCTCCTCTTTTGTATGTATGGATCCTTTTTTACCTAACTTCATATAATCACCCCTTGGTATTTGAAGCAATTATACATCAAAAAAATTAAACAAAATGTCGAAATATAACGTGAGAAATAAATTAGACTATTTTTTGTGTATCTTATTATACATTTTTTATTAAATTTGTTCAACCGCTAGATATAGTGCGGAAAAATAAAAAACACACTAATTATATAAATTTTTCCTATATATAGTTGTTTTCTCTATATTTAAAATATCTCTTGTGTTTTTGGAAAGAAAAAATTATTCTATTTATTTATTTCCACAACATAACAAAAGGACAGGAGATAATCCCCTGTCCTTACATCGTGGTGTTTCGAGCATATTATTTTTAACTCATGTATTATTATACACTCTTTTTGTATTAAGTCAAGTAGAATGTAAACAATTTGTGTCTATTTTTTTATCTCTATTAGAAAACGACGAGAGATACGCCGAGTGGAATACCACTATAATTATCCTGTCCTGTTTTTGCAAGTCAGCAACAGGTTGTGTAGTTTGTATCAATAGAGCAGTAGTGGATACTGTCGTACCTCATATTGACATCCCCAGGCTTTCCCCGGGTGCGGACTGTATGTTGTGTACCATATGATACAATTACGCCTGTATCACGTCATGTCTTGTCAGTCTCTCGCGCCCCATATATGGAACTACACTTCCATGTTTTAGTTATAGTGCGTCGGGACTACCATTTTCGCATTAAATGCTTATTCCTTCACGAACGTATTTCTTCTATAATAAATACGCTTTTATTGCATCGATCCGGCACCTATATAAATAGGCTTACGGCTTCCCCCGATATTCGACAATTTAGAAAATCTATATTTTCAAGGATGGTCATATTACACTACGATATATAATATGAACACTCTCTACGTTAATTGCATGGCGTTATTATGCAACCTTATAGAAAGGGGCATTATAAACTACGATAGTTTTACCCCATCCTGTTTTACTCGCTAATCCTCCACCTAAAACTCCCATAACAGTTTCGAGTGTTCCTGCTTTTGAAACAACTGTGTCGATTATTTTAATTATTCCAGTAAGTCCTTGTAATCCAGAAGTAATCATGTTGGAATTAGCGAAATTCTGAATAAATCCAGTCCAAGTATTTGATAATTTATTTAGAGATCCTTCCCAGTTATTTGCAGATTTTTCTGCTTCTTTTGCAGCACTTCCTGTACCCTCAGAATAATCTACAAGCATTTTTTCATAGTCAGACCATCCAGATAATAAAGCACTTAGTTTGTTCGCTTGGTATTTCTGTCCAATATTTGTAAGAATTTCTGTACGCAGTGGATCTGACTCTTCTAATTGATTAAATACTTTCGCAAGATCCTCCAATACTTCAATTGGATTACGCATTTTTTCTACACCGTTTACAAACTCTGTCTGAGCAACGCCAGCTTTTTTAAACGTTTCTGCAATTTTTGAGTTATTTACATTCTGAACGTTTATCAACAATGATTTGATCGCATTACCAACCTCATTGCCACCTGCTTTTGTTCTGGACTCAATTGTTCCAATCATCGCAGAAAGTTGATTTTCTTGAACCCCCAATTCTGATGCCATTGAAGCTGCTTGAGTTGTGGCTTCTGCCATATCCTGCATGGATACACTGTTGCGGTTTGTGATCATATTTTGTCCATCAAGTAACGCATTAAGTTTTTGAACATTTCCAGAATATTGATATGCGGCATTCGATGCCAAAAGATAACTATTTGCAACATCTGAATTTAAATCACCGGCTGCCTGAGCAAGAATACTTGTTTCAGCCATTTGTTCAGCCTGTTTGCCATAATAGCCAGATCTACTCATTTCTTGGATACCAAGTAGGTAAGCAGAAGAGTTGTTTCTAACTCTAAGATTTAAAAATTCAATTTGCCATGTAATAGGATCTTGCTTTTTCTTTTCCTGCTGCATCTGCCTTTGAGTACGAATATTATGTTTCAGAGTAATACTTTCATCAAAAGCAAGCATTACAGAAGTCCTATTATTCAACATATCAGTATAAGCTTGATCAACTAAATTCCACATCCAATGTCCATCATCTAACCATGAACTTGAAATGTATATATCTTTTGGATCTTCTTTTAGACATTCAATTCCTTCATAAAATGGGTCAATCATAAAAGGAGCCTGTCTAATTGTCTGGAAAGGAGAAATGACACTATCATCAATATTTTTGTCAATCTGACGGAACTCTTCTCGTACAGCATCCGTACTACGAAGACCACGGGCAAATTCATTTGCTGTAAATACTTTAATAGTTGATCCATTGTTAAAATACACTATGGATTCGTTTGCACTATCCTTTATATCCTTTATCTCTTTTCTTAAAGCAGGAGACATGTTCATCAATTCATTCTTTATCTTTTCCGATATGATAAGTTTGCTCTGTCCGCGTGTTGCAGAACCAAGTACGATTTTTGAACCAGGTTTTATAATTGCTTTACAACAAGCGTATAGAGCAATTATAAAAGATTTTGCTGCAGCACGACACGCAACGATACAAACAAGCTGTGAGATGC
This window of the Mediterraneibacter gnavus ATCC 29149 genome carries:
- a CDS encoding GNAT family N-acetyltransferase, producing MDNTENFQYKEELLSKESLRHFMLVGDFCCGADNPLNTFLSDDAFDYAEEKQGHTYILMDNEYTCILAFYTIKANAIHTFNIDTNEYMALPVVEIARIAVDFDFQGNGLGKILFYDYIIPKIKKVSKIIAIYGIIVFVESENGQGIQFYNSLGFKRANNEIQKAVGDSYNEKCELYVLKLDDIKE
- a CDS encoding S1 family peptidase, translated to MITEENIIYTTTLIKAYNYEKNICNTGTGFFCKDKENYYLISNKHIVDGCTEFEFKVPMYGDDKIVTTKIKIDPSSHSLYDIGVIGINAVMSSNYKYNIKFIEISDFYNDQLFKCSNIENIIMLGYPQGMKGDPLGCPIIKSGITATPISKKYNDQEIFLTDILSFPGSSGSPIFIKYNDSYILVGIHYASATTIDDGSHIGLGFCIKDSILYNWIKGI
- a CDS encoding phage tail tape measure protein, producing the protein MNNKYADERQQNLYKKFPSTHFLSNPTNVHNTFLWSTFFSRNLHRLAMDYLGIRLHLYQQLILYLMGISQLVCIVACRAAAKSFIIALYACCKAIIKPGSKIVLGSATRGQSKLIISEKIKNELMNMSPALRKEIKDIKDSANESIVYFNNGSTIKVFTANEFARGLRSTDAVREEFRQIDKNIDDSVISPFQTIRQAPFMIDPFYEGIECLKEDPKDIYISSSWLDDGHWMWNLVDQAYTDMLNNRTSVMLAFDESITLKHNIRTQRQMQQEKKKQDPITWQIEFLNLRVRNNSSAYLLGIQEMSRSGYYGKQAEQMAETSILAQAAGDLNSDVANSYLLASNAAYQYSGNVQKLNALLDGQNMITNRNSVSMQDMAEATTQAASMASELGVQENQLSAMIGTIESRTKAGGNEVGNAIKSLLINVQNVNNSKIAETFKKAGVAQTEFVNGVEKMRNPIEVLEDLAKVFNQLEESDPLRTEILTNIGQKYQANKLSALLSGWSDYEKMLVDYSEGTGSAAKEAEKSANNWEGSLNKLSNTWTGFIQNFANSNMITSGLQGLTGIIKIIDTVVSKAGTLETVMGVLGGGLASKTGWGKTIVVYNAPFYKVA